From the Streptococcus oralis ATCC 35037 genome, one window contains:
- a CDS encoding DUF4176 domain-containing protein — protein MVDYLARIWPLGEMPGMDAFFVSNMMIERLRFEGYSDDWESQFTEDVLRATQLSQQQVSTAFMRSEDFVRYYEPYLNTEED, from the coding sequence GTGGTAGACTACTTGGCTCGCATCTGGCCCTTGGGTGAGATGCCTGGAATGGATGCTTTTTTCGTAAGTAACATGATGATTGAGCGACTTCGTTTTGAAGGTTACAGTGACGACTGGGAAAGTCAGTTTACAGAGGATGTTTTACGTGCGACTCAGCTCTCCCAGCAACAAGTATCGACTGCCTTTATGCGCAGTGAGGATTTTGTTCGGTATTATGAGCCGTATTTAAACACGGAGGAAGACTAA
- a CDS encoding DUF2185 domain-containing protein — protein sequence MKVSDNYGGFVLSRNVKNGLPIAYTYREKSRLLQLNGWTIYSSSDDEEYVNNPQNFEIVSAKTMFSIAPVMEEIFEAKYGTNLAWLYEEGVHVGFYDLNEEKEVKISEILD from the coding sequence ATGAAAGTAAGTGATAATTATGGGGGATTTGTTCTATCAAGGAATGTAAAAAATGGATTACCTATTGCGTATACTTACAGAGAAAAATCTCGACTGTTACAATTAAATGGATGGACCATTTATTCTAGTTCCGATGATGAGGAATACGTAAATAATCCCCAAAATTTTGAAATTGTATCAGCAAAAACCATGTTTTCTATTGCACCCGTGATGGAAGAAATTTTTGAAGCGAAGTATGGGACGAATTTAGCGTGGCTATACGAGGAGGGGGTTCATGTTGGTTTCTATGATTTAAATGAGGAAAAGGAGGTAAAAATATCTGAAATTTTAGATTAG
- a CDS encoding HNH/ENDO VII family nuclease, which yields MVSDTAIGAVDLTQIIGIASIDGVNRLTGGRTPEWMKRDLQGTADNLSSLAELGVGTYTALTDPGAAQRGQDPNASYADKAAYRAQETGKALWDKVTHMDAYDAGGLTFEIASLFVGPAAVGKMAKGTKLGAKAAEMIQLAKNSTKARILANVEKWGSKVDKILAKSNNVIGKFGEKLLDTRIPVGIRKKAFAFAGGMGSMPTFSVESKTLREVMRFSSKHADDVAKEKTFLQDMAGMSSTTTPLSNAPYIKNGKPNGRPGPTGKKKLEFEKAVYDAQVDPDGVLRDLNTGEIIEWKPGQPRKGAVDFGHEKGKSYKEMFEKYKNREITLDELKEFQSNPDNFRLETPSANRSHKYE from the coding sequence ATGGTTTCAGATACTGCCATCGGAGCTGTAGATTTGACTCAGATCATTGGCATTGCTAGTATTGATGGCGTCAATCGCTTAACAGGAGGTCGAACTCCAGAGTGGATGAAGCGGGACTTGCAAGGAACGGCAGATAACCTGTCTAGCCTTGCGGAGTTAGGAGTAGGAACTTACACTGCTCTGACGGATCCAGGAGCGGCTCAGCGTGGCCAGGATCCCAATGCTAGTTATGCGGATAAGGCAGCTTATCGTGCTCAGGAGACAGGGAAAGCCCTCTGGGATAAAGTTACCCATATGGATGCCTATGATGCAGGAGGCTTGACCTTTGAGATTGCCAGTCTTTTTGTCGGTCCAGCAGCTGTAGGTAAGATGGCTAAGGGGACCAAGCTAGGAGCTAAGGCAGCTGAGATGATTCAGTTAGCCAAGAACAGCACCAAGGCAAGAATTCTCGCAAATGTTGAAAAATGGGGTTCAAAGGTTGACAAGATTCTTGCGAAGAGCAATAATGTCATTGGAAAATTTGGCGAGAAATTATTAGATACCCGAATCCCAGTCGGCATTCGTAAAAAGGCATTTGCCTTTGCGGGAGGTATGGGCTCAATGCCTACCTTCAGCGTTGAGAGTAAGACTCTGCGTGAGGTAATGCGCTTCTCTAGCAAACATGCGGATGATGTAGCTAAAGAAAAAACGTTCCTTCAAGACATGGCTGGTATGTCTAGTACTACAACACCTTTATCTAATGCACCTTATATTAAAAATGGGAAACCTAATGGTAGACCAGGACCGACAGGAAAGAAGAAGCTTGAATTTGAAAAAGCGGTTTATGATGCTCAGGTTGATCCAGATGGTGTATTACGAGATTTAAATACCGGTGAAATTATTGAGTGGAAACCAGGACAACCTAGAAAAGGGGCTGTAGATTTTGGACATGAAAAAGGTAAAAGCTATAAAGAGATGTTTGAAAAATATAAAAACAGAGAGATAACATTAGATGAGCTTAAAGAATTTCAGTCTAATCCAGATAATTTTAGACTAGAAACACCTTCAGCAAATAGAAGTCATAAGTATGAGTAA
- a CDS encoding ankyrin repeat domain-containing protein: MESKAIFEAAQVGDFKLLKDLYSGSINQVNKEQLNLLSVVLTNSDKIDDRIKIINFLLDRGIDINYQDRDGRTALHNFFQFKANWRPNVDYAVNVIASLIEAGININAIDKYGSVALIYSLTVLKLTTQDAYPIYELLLKHNADYTLKNDAGKSALDYAKELSWRNDFLNILEKYKNESK, from the coding sequence ATGGAATCAAAAGCAATATTTGAAGCTGCACAGGTAGGCGATTTTAAATTACTGAAAGATTTATATAGCGGTAGTATAAATCAGGTAAATAAGGAACAATTGAATCTTTTATCGGTTGTCCTCACTAATAGTGATAAAATTGATGACCGAATTAAGATAATTAACTTCTTGCTCGATAGAGGTATAGATATAAACTATCAGGATAGAGATGGTAGAACAGCACTACATAATTTTTTTCAATTTAAAGCAAATTGGAGACCGAATGTAGATTACGCAGTAAATGTAATAGCTAGTTTAATTGAAGCGGGTATAAATATTAATGCAATTGATAAATATGGATCAGTAGCATTAATTTATTCTTTAACTGTTTTAAAATTAACAACGCAAGATGCATATCCTATTTATGAATTATTGCTAAAACATAATGCAGATTATACTCTAAAAAATGATGCGGGTAAATCTGCGTTAGACTACGCTAAAGAGTTATCTTGGAGAAATGATTTTTTAAATATTTTGGAGAAGTATAAAAATGAAAGTAAGTGA
- a CDS encoding SMI1/KNR4 family protein → MEDIRTVILPLPSIELVKEKEEEWCIELPSSFKEFIIRYNGIIPKKNLFKISDDKEYVIERFLCILDDFEENSLGMYDIDVIWSPILEILSVDPDSVGVELLPVATLFGGDFICLDYREGTQNPKVCYWKREDSYEWHPSVEFVSDTFEEFLGMLYSEDDIANS, encoded by the coding sequence GTGGAAGATATTAGAACGGTAATCCTCCCTTTGCCTAGTATTGAATTGGTTAAGGAAAAGGAGGAAGAATGGTGCATTGAGTTACCGAGTTCCTTTAAGGAATTCATAATCAGATATAATGGGATAATTCCTAAAAAGAATCTTTTTAAAATCAGTGATGATAAAGAGTATGTTATAGAAAGATTCCTTTGTATTTTAGATGATTTTGAAGAGAATTCCCTAGGAATGTACGATATTGATGTTATATGGAGTCCAATACTAGAAATTTTAAGTGTGGATCCAGATTCTGTTGGTGTAGAACTATTACCAGTAGCAACACTGTTCGGTGGTGATTTTATATGTTTAGATTATAGAGAAGGGACCCAGAACCCCAAGGTATGTTATTGGAAGCGTGAGGATTCATACGAATGGCATCCTAGTGTAGAGTTTGTTTCAGATACATTTGAAGAGTTTTTAGGAATGCTATATTCTGAAGATGATATTGCAAATAGCTAG
- a CDS encoding enhanced serine sensitivity protein SseB C-terminal domain-containing protein, producing the protein MNIKDSLQHFSSNRTEENRSKLLSDMEKWTLFVPIRWVDKQTFRILHIQDRTENFYLPILTSKEEQLPPISDNNSIRLESVCLSDCIQLLQSNHQIAGIVLNPMSDNVVLPSALFHGQNTTKKQVSFGVPSKDYSWLTTPLSSFLQQNTGVRTVYLLMVVREDQPVATLVVDGEEKDCLAIVDYLNHQQYSEAIDILPLQTAFSKEIIKDVSPFYTNL; encoded by the coding sequence ATGAACATAAAAGATAGTTTACAACATTTTTCATCGAATCGAACAGAAGAGAATAGGTCGAAACTTCTTTCAGATATGGAGAAATGGACGCTGTTCGTCCCTATAAGATGGGTAGATAAGCAGACGTTCCGCATTCTCCATATTCAGGATAGAACAGAAAATTTTTATCTGCCGATTTTAACGAGTAAAGAAGAGCAACTGCCGCCTATAAGTGATAATAATTCAATTCGTTTGGAATCTGTTTGCCTATCTGATTGTATACAGTTACTTCAGTCTAATCATCAAATAGCTGGAATTGTTCTAAACCCTATGTCTGATAATGTAGTCCTTCCATCGGCTTTATTCCACGGACAGAATACGACGAAAAAACAAGTATCATTTGGAGTTCCAAGTAAAGATTATTCTTGGCTGACAACTCCTTTAAGTTCATTCTTACAACAGAATACGGGTGTTCGGACGGTCTACCTATTGATGGTTGTTAGAGAGGATCAACCAGTAGCAACGCTCGTTGTAGATGGTGAAGAAAAAGATTGTCTTGCTATTGTTGATTATTTAAATCATCAGCAGTATTCTGAAGCTATTGATATTCTTCCCCTACAGACAGCTTTTTCAAAAGAAATCATTAAAGATGTTTCTCCTTTTTATACTAATCTATAG
- a CDS encoding DUF4176 domain-containing protein, translated as MVQYDKNKIFTSIITSRTRETFEVDDTLIQLGQQLGMRPQILKGLYKALRKLEDIYEYVPSFGATFTCHFDYENQEAQIHYNQLDQLFSITDLQDFMGIVDSVYSPIYPLGSVVELDLELLPEELQKSLAEGPGPLVTISGRKMPLQEGFDDYVVDYLARIWPLGEMPGMDAFFVSNMMIERLRFEGYSDDWESQFTEDVLRATQLSHQQVSTAFMRSEDFVRYYEPYLNTEEG; from the coding sequence ATGGTTCAATACGATAAGAATAAGATTTTTACAAGTATTATTACTAGCCGTACGAGAGAGACATTCGAAGTAGATGATACTTTGATTCAACTTGGTCAACAATTAGGAATGCGTCCGCAGATTTTGAAGGGACTCTATAAGGCTCTGAGAAAACTGGAGGATATCTATGAGTATGTGCCAAGTTTCGGTGCAACTTTTACTTGTCATTTTGATTATGAGAACCAGGAAGCTCAGATCCATTATAATCAACTAGATCAACTATTTTCCATCACGGATTTACAGGATTTTATGGGGATTGTGGACAGTGTCTACAGTCCTATTTATCCTTTAGGTTCTGTTGTTGAGCTAGATTTGGAGCTCTTACCAGAGGAACTCCAGAAGAGCTTAGCGGAGGGGCCAGGACCACTCGTTACGATTTCAGGCCGTAAGATGCCTCTTCAAGAAGGATTTGATGACTATGTGGTAGACTACTTGGCTCGCATCTGGCCCTTGGGTGAGATGCCTGGAATGGATGCTTTTTTCGTTAGTAACATGATGATTGAGCGGCTTCGTTTTGAAGGTTACAGTGACGATTGGGAAAGTCAGTTCACAGAGGATGTTTTACGTGCGACTCAGCTCTCCCATCAACAAGTCTCGACTGCCTTTATGCGCAGTGAGGATTTTGTTCGGTATTATGAGCCGTATTTAAACACGGAGGAAGGCTAA
- a CDS encoding GH-E family nuclease, translating into MGFYVDIAELQKAQEAYMKMVATAQSQLDTAKNGMNAIITSNSMHGEVGKAITNEINNVHNPVIVGLKNGLEFLGSEFSKTITDFQNLVGETSATAVLAEETLDDAVKKLNEADEKHKVMDTNFKSIYDGISSLYRLSAPLSSTFYTNTQTARKYVQDTKNKVNAFDKMTTTSSAEQLFSALSSQMVAAGRVKSLSYSDPILTNFVAHEDLGKAIYEMDQQYAKAKAEAIEAAKRKAEQEAAEREASYRRHHPIQAWLKDRSNGIGSWWGDVVEGTRNLPIPQDLKDTLLFAEGFIGSAGSMVSDTAIGAVDLTQIIGIASIDGVNRLTGGRTPEWMKRDLQGTADNLSSLAELGVGTYTALTDPGAAQRGQDPNASYADKAAYRAQETGKALWDKVTHMDAYDAGGLTFEIASLFVGPAAVGKMAKGTKLGAKAAEMIQLAKNSTKARILANVEKWGSKVDKILAKSNNVIGKFGEKLLDTRIPVGIRKKAFAFAGGMGSMPTFSVESKTLRDVMHFSSKHADDVVRGVGGSGEVRQLVPRKLSDSEKKLYKRPSGYRKNTKETVWDKAKDEQGVVKDPITKKVMDIEEPWDMGHKPGHEFRKHQQSAADRKITRKQFLDEYNNPNSYRPELPESNRSHIGEDKTDFYFGP; encoded by the coding sequence ATGGGATTTTATGTCGATATTGCGGAGCTTCAGAAAGCCCAAGAGGCCTATATGAAGATGGTCGCAACTGCTCAGAGTCAGTTGGATACCGCTAAAAATGGGATGAATGCCATCATCACCAGTAATTCCATGCATGGAGAAGTTGGGAAAGCGATTACGAATGAAATCAATAATGTTCATAACCCCGTGATTGTTGGCTTAAAGAATGGCTTAGAATTTCTAGGTTCTGAGTTCTCCAAGACGATCACGGATTTTCAGAATCTTGTTGGCGAAACCTCTGCAACAGCAGTTTTAGCAGAAGAAACTTTGGATGATGCGGTCAAGAAGCTAAATGAAGCCGATGAAAAGCATAAGGTGATGGATACCAATTTCAAGAGTATCTATGATGGTATTTCGAGTCTCTATCGTCTGAGTGCTCCCTTAAGCAGCACCTTCTATACTAATACCCAGACAGCTCGGAAGTATGTTCAGGATACGAAGAATAAGGTCAATGCCTTTGATAAGATGACGACAACCAGCAGTGCAGAGCAACTTTTTAGTGCTTTAAGTAGCCAGATGGTGGCTGCTGGAAGAGTGAAGAGTCTGAGTTATAGTGATCCTATTTTAACCAACTTTGTGGCGCATGAAGATCTCGGTAAAGCGATTTATGAGATGGATCAGCAGTATGCGAAAGCCAAGGCAGAAGCGATTGAGGCTGCTAAACGCAAGGCAGAACAAGAAGCCGCTGAGCGAGAAGCTTCTTATCGCCGTCATCACCCCATCCAAGCCTGGCTGAAGGATCGCTCGAATGGGATTGGTTCCTGGTGGGGCGATGTTGTTGAGGGAACACGAAATCTGCCTATTCCACAGGACTTGAAAGATACACTCCTGTTTGCGGAAGGTTTTATTGGTTCAGCTGGAAGTATGGTTTCAGATACTGCCATCGGAGCTGTAGATTTGACTCAGATCATTGGCATTGCTAGTATTGATGGCGTCAATCGCTTAACAGGAGGTCGAACTCCAGAGTGGATGAAGCGGGACTTGCAAGGAACGGCAGATAACCTGTCTAGCCTTGCGGAGTTAGGAGTAGGAACTTACACTGCTCTGACGGATCCAGGAGCGGCTCAGCGTGGCCAGGATCCCAATGCTAGTTATGCGGATAAGGCAGCTTATCGTGCTCAGGAGACAGGGAAAGCCCTCTGGGATAAAGTTACCCATATGGATGCCTATGATGCAGGAGGCTTGACCTTTGAGATTGCCAGTCTTTTTGTCGGTCCAGCAGCTGTAGGTAAGATGGCTAAGGGGACCAAGCTAGGAGCTAAGGCAGCTGAGATGATTCAGTTAGCCAAGAACAGCACCAAGGCAAGAATTCTCGCAAATGTTGAAAAATGGGGTTCAAAGGTTGACAAGATTCTTGCGAAGAGCAATAATGTCATTGGAAAATTTGGCGAGAAATTATTAGATACCCGAATCCCAGTCGGCATTCGTAAAAAGGCATTTGCCTTTGCGGGAGGTATGGGCTCAATGCCTACCTTCAGCGTCGAGAGTAAGACTCTGCGTGATGTGATGCACTTCTCAAGCAAACATGCGGATGATGTAGTACGAGGAGTAGGTGGTTCTGGAGAAGTAAGGCAACTCGTTCCGCGTAAGCTATCTGATTCAGAGAAAAAACTTTACAAGCGTCCATCAGGTTATAGGAAGAATACAAAGGAAACTGTCTGGGATAAAGCTAAGGATGAACAAGGTGTTGTCAAAGATCCTATTACTAAAAAGGTAATGGATATTGAGGAGCCTTGGGATATGGGGCATAAACCGGGACATGAATTTAGAAAACACCAACAAAGTGCGGCTGATAGAAAAATAACTCGTAAACAATTTTTAGATGAATATAATAATCCCAATAGCTATAGACCAGAGTTACCAGAATCTAATAGAAGTCACATTGGTGAAGATAAGACGGATTTTTATTTTGGTCCATGA
- a CDS encoding suppressor of fused domain protein — translation MEYDKKEIARKLLDDVGGTPRVYAFKDESGKEIDIFCGDDSPIEHVSSYSTVGLSDYTLNKKIDDKSLRAEIIGSTDSRNDLFPNIISDCAFKVMNGSSPCMPGTVFLNAIDNYYLDSNMKHMLLTIPFLWELHDLEFDHEYVTWLFAVPISESEYHFFVENGYQKLEMLFEKNQIDIYDLNRSPVV, via the coding sequence ATGGAATATGATAAAAAAGAGATAGCTAGAAAGCTTTTAGATGATGTTGGCGGTACTCCAAGAGTATATGCATTTAAAGATGAATCTGGAAAAGAAATTGACATATTTTGTGGTGATGATTCTCCAATTGAACACGTATCTTCTTACTCCACTGTTGGGTTATCAGACTACACTTTGAACAAAAAGATAGATGATAAATCTTTAAGAGCAGAAATTATTGGTTCAACAGATAGTAGGAATGATTTGTTTCCAAATATAATAAGTGACTGTGCTTTTAAAGTGATGAATGGATCATCTCCTTGTATGCCAGGGACTGTATTTCTAAATGCAATAGATAATTATTATCTAGATTCTAATATGAAGCACATGTTATTGACTATCCCATTTTTATGGGAGTTGCACGATTTGGAATTTGATCATGAATATGTAACTTGGTTGTTTGCAGTTCCGATTTCTGAGTCGGAGTACCATTTTTTTGTTGAGAATGGGTATCAAAAATTAGAAATGTTATTTGAAAAAAACCAAATAGATATTTATGATTTAAATCGTAGTCCTGTGGTTTAG
- a CDS encoding T7SS effector LXG polymorphic toxin: MGFYVDIAELQKAQEAYMKMVATAQSQLDTAKNGMNAIITSNSMHGEVGKAITNEINNVHNPVIVGLKNGLEFLGSEFSKTITDFQNLVGETSATAVLAEETLDDAVKKLNEADEKHKVMDTNFKSIYDGISSLYRLSAPLSSTFYTNTQTARKYVQDTKNKVNAFDKMTTTSSAEQLFSALSSQMAAAGRVKSLSYSDPILTDFVAHEDLGKAIYEMDQQYAKAKAEAIEAAKRKAEQEAAEREASYRRHHPVQAWLKDRSNGIGSWWGDVVEGTRNLPIPQDLKDTLLFAEGFIGSAGSMVSDTAIGAVDLTQIIGIASIDGVNRLTGGRTPEWMKRDLQGTADNLSSLAELGVGTYTALTDPGAAQRGQDPNASYADKAAYRAQETGKALWDKVTHMDAYDAGGLTFEIASLFVGPAAVGKMAKGTKLGAKAAEMIQLAKNSTKARILANVEKWGSKVDNILAKSNNVIGKFGEKLLDTRIPVGIRKKAFAFAGGMGSMPTFSVESKTLREVRQFFSKHADDVVRVAEKPFDKERILENIRQSRLARESSKFGEYLRKENQIKYPTGIDGSVKIIEKADLPSWIVDSFQDGQYRTVVTTEEVTVYRTFGGHSDAGGGFVTSSPSKNRIQAKIDTALLPEWKNTRMYEVEIRIPKGETLSIGKVAPQKISLSGTVLKGGADQILLPQDWPLEWISDFRIVPN, encoded by the coding sequence ATGGGATTTTATGTAGATATTGCGGAGCTTCAGAAAGCCCAAGAGGCCTATATGAAGATGGTCGCAACTGCTCAGAGTCAGTTGGATACCGCTAAAAATGGGATGAATGCCATCATCACCAGTAATTCCATGCATGGAGAAGTTGGGAAAGCGATTACGAATGAAATCAATAATGTTCATAACCCCGTGATTGTTGGCTTAAAGAATGGCTTAGAATTTCTAGGTTCTGAGTTTTCCAAGACGATCACGGATTTTCAGAATCTTGTTGGCGAAACCTCTGCAACGGCAGTTTTAGCAGAAGAAACTTTGGATGATGCGGTCAAGAAGCTAAATGAAGCCGATGAAAAGCATAAGGTGATGGATACCAATTTCAAGAGTATCTATGATGGTATTTCGAGTCTCTATCGTCTGAGTGCTCCCTTAAGCAGCACCTTCTATACCAATACCCAGACAGCCCGGAAGTATGTTCAAGATACGAAGAATAAGGTCAATGCCTTTGATAAGATGACGACAACCAGCAGTGCGGAGCAACTTTTTAGTGCTTTAAGTAGCCAGATGGCAGCTGCTGGAAGAGTGAAGAGTCTGAGTTATAGTGATCCTATTTTGACCGACTTTGTGGCGCATGAAGATCTCGGTAAAGCGATTTATGAGATGGATCAGCAGTATGCGAAAGCCAAGGCAGAAGCGATTGAGGCTGCTAAACGCAAGGCAGAACAAGAAGCCGCTGAGCGAGAAGCTTCTTATCGCCGTCATCACCCCGTCCAAGCCTGGCTGAAGGATCGCTCGAATGGGATTGGTTCCTGGTGGGGCGATGTTGTTGAGGGAACACGAAATCTGCCTATTCCACAGGACTTGAAAGATACACTCCTGTTTGCGGAAGGTTTTATTGGTTCAGCTGGAAGTATGGTTTCAGATACTGCCATCGGAGCTGTAGATTTGACTCAGATCATTGGCATTGCTAGTATTGATGGCGTCAATCGCTTAACAGGAGGTCGAACTCCAGAGTGGATGAAGCGGGACTTGCAAGGAACGGCAGATAACCTGTCTAGCCTTGCGGAGTTAGGAGTAGGAACTTACACTGCTCTGACGGATCCAGGAGCGGCTCAGCGTGGTCAGGATCCCAATGCTAGTTATGCGGATAAGGCAGCTTATCGTGCTCAGGAGACAGGGAAAGCCCTCTGGGATAAAGTTACCCATATGGATGCCTATGATGCAGGAGGCTTGACCTTTGAGATTGCCAGTCTTTTTGTCGGTCCAGCAGCTGTAGGTAAGATGGCTAAGGGCACGAAACTCGGAGCTAAGGCAGCTGAGATGATTCAGTTAGCCAAGAACAGTACCAAGGCAAGAATTCTCGCAAATGTCGAAAAATGGGGATCAAAGGTTGACAATATCCTAGCGAAGAGCAATAATGTCATTGGAAAATTTGGCGAGAAATTATTAGACACCCGAATCCCAGTCGGCATTCGTAAAAAGGCATTTGCCTTTGCGGGAGGTATGGGCTCAATGCCTACCTTCAGCGTTGAGAGTAAGACTCTGCGTGAGGTTAGACAGTTCTTTAGTAAACATGCGGATGATGTAGTGAGAGTGGCAGAGAAGCCCTTTGATAAAGAGCGGATTCTTGAAAATATTAGGCAAAGTCGACTTGCACGGGAAAGTTCGAAGTTTGGGGAGTATTTAAGAAAAGAAAATCAAATTAAATACCCTACAGGTATTGATGGTAGTGTAAAAATAATAGAGAAGGCTGACCTTCCATCATGGATTGTGGATTCATTTCAGGATGGACAATATCGGACGGTAGTGACAACAGAAGAAGTAACTGTTTATCGTACATTTGGAGGACACTCTGATGCTGGAGGAGGTTTTGTAACTTCCAGCCCTTCAAAAAATAGAATTCAAGCGAAGATTGATACTGCATTACTTCCCGAATGGAAAAATACTCGAATGTATGAAGTAGAGATTCGAATTCCTAAAGGAGAAACACTGAGTATTGGAAAAGTTGCGCCGCAGAAGATTTCTTTATCAGGGACTGTGCTGAAAGGTGGTGCTGACCAAATATTATTACCGCAAGACTGGCCATTAGAATGGATTTCGGATTTTAGAATAGTTCCTAATTGA
- a CDS encoding HNH endonuclease: MTQIIGIASIDGINRLTGGQTPEWMKRNLQGTADNLSSLAELGVGTYTALTDPGAAQRGQDPNASYADKVAYRAQETGKALWDKVTHMDAYDAGGLTFEIASLFVGPAAVGKMAKGTKLGAKAAEMIQLAKNSTKARVLANVEKWGSKVDNILAKSNNVIGKLGEKLLDTRIPVGIRKEAVAFAGGMGSMPTFSVESKTLRDVMHFSSKHADDVVRVAEKPFDKERILENIRQSRLARESSNFKEYVAKEKDFFEGIAKNKRFEAFGKGELSFDDVLSDYAKEYAELVNNNEKWTWSKNFVNSNKITKGQKQLIKNLAIQEGYIPKVKVTPAEGMRYGFADFEGANLVQETVQLPKELWLKTDREQFKWLNEKIGGFREGMTWHHTEVSGKMELVPYGIHNITLHNGGRSAGLWAYAPR; encoded by the coding sequence TTGACTCAGATCATTGGTATTGCCAGTATTGATGGCATCAATCGATTAACAGGAGGTCAAACTCCAGAGTGGATGAAGCGGAATTTGCAAGGGACGGCAGATAACCTGTCTAGCCTTGCGGAGTTAGGAGTAGGAACTTACACTGCTCTGACGGATCCAGGTGCGGCTCAGCGTGGTCAGGATCCCAATGCTAGCTATGCGGATAAGGTTGCTTATCGTGCTCAAGAGACAGGAAAAGCCCTCTGGGATAAAGTTACCCATATGGATGCCTATGATGCAGGAGGCTTGACCTTTGAGATTGCCAGTCTTTTTGTCGGCCCAGCAGCTGTAGGGAAGATGGCTAAGGGCACGAAACTAGGAGCTAAGGCAGCTGAGATGATTCAGTTAGCCAAGAACAGTACCAAGGCAAGAGTTCTCGCAAATGTCGAAAAATGGGGTTCAAAGGTTGACAATATCCTAGCGAAGAGCAATAATGTCATTGGGAAACTTGGGGAGAAATTATTAGATACCCGAATCCCAGTTGGCATTCGTAAAGAGGCAGTTGCCTTTGCGGGAGGTATGGGCTCAATGCCTACCTTCAGCGTCGAGAGTAAGACTCTGCGTGATGTGATGCACTTCTCAAGCAAACATGCGGATGATGTTGTGAGAGTGGCAGAGAAGCCCTTTGACAAAGAGCGGATTCTTGAAAATATTAGGCAAAGTCGACTGGCGAGAGAATCATCAAACTTTAAAGAGTATGTAGCTAAAGAAAAGGACTTCTTTGAAGGCATTGCTAAAAATAAGAGATTTGAAGCATTTGGAAAAGGAGAATTATCCTTTGATGATGTCTTATCAGACTATGCTAAAGAGTATGCTGAATTAGTAAATAATAATGAAAAATGGACCTGGTCTAAAAATTTTGTTAATAGCAATAAAATTACTAAAGGACAAAAGCAATTAATTAAAAATCTTGCTATACAGGAAGGTTATATACCTAAAGTAAAAGTAACACCGGCTGAAGGAATGAGGTATGGATTTGCAGATTTTGAGGGAGCAAATCTAGTACAAGAAACTGTTCAGCTCCCCAAAGAACTTTGGTTAAAGACTGATAGAGAGCAATTTAAGTGGTTAAATGAAAAGATCGGTGGATTTAGAGAAGGGATGACTTGGCATCACACAGAAGTATCAGGAAAAATGGAGCTAGTTCCCTATGGCATACATAATATAACATTGCATAATGGTGGCCGATCAGCGGGTCTTTGGGCATATGCACCAAGATGA
- a CDS encoding filamentous hemagglutinin → MTKDIDDILKKGDKLYLDGLHKDHFEVFNKRGKVKDVLNLDGTSNSKKFNLASGRRLK, encoded by the coding sequence GTGACTAAAGATATAGATGATATTTTGAAAAAAGGAGATAAATTGTACTTAGATGGTCTGCATAAAGATCATTTTGAGGTATTCAATAAAAGAGGTAAAGTAAAGGATGTTCTTAATCTTGATGGAACTTCTAATAGTAAAAAATTTAATTTAGCTTCTGGGAGGAGATTAAAATGA
- a CDS encoding immunity 22 family protein gives METDNTVSIWIGNFKNLTELENYINLTYDDEGEIVVSDFFNDFKIDINDIDEDLIEKAVLSNETNDISIILRTASYEEQLLCELNVLESLTINKGNAVVLIYNYAYDGSVKSSDYLNFITSVDYR, from the coding sequence ATGGAAACAGACAATACGGTATCTATTTGGATAGGTAATTTCAAAAATTTAACTGAGTTAGAAAATTATATTAATCTAACTTATGATGATGAGGGAGAAATCGTTGTTTCTGATTTTTTCAACGATTTTAAGATAGACATTAATGATATAGATGAAGATTTAATTGAAAAAGCAGTTTTGTCAAATGAAACAAACGATATATCTATTATTTTGCGAACTGCTTCCTATGAGGAACAGTTGTTGTGTGAATTGAACGTATTAGAGAGTCTGACTATAAATAAAGGCAATGCAGTTGTACTAATCTATAACTATGCTTATGATGGCTCTGTAAAATCCTCAGATTATTTAAATTTCATTACAAGTGTAGATTATAGATAA